A single Drechmeria coniospora strain ARSEF 6962 chromosome 03, whole genome shotgun sequence DNA region contains:
- a CDS encoding RNA polymerase I specific transcription initiation factor RRN3 superfamily has protein sequence MRPFTPAARSLSGPVASSATPVKSILKPVSLLSKKRSLSDDVADPSDPSESPTKRRKVLFDEIKNVTYEVGRRTMDDVKREVRVALEEHLRGNDGQYDMLKDLFANDKQRYLPPVIGEEDDTLKPHELQVYVMALTSCIPILKGKECNGLVRTILGCTWLGRDEAFVKVFTHFLAALVSAQGSYLVPVLLKLVDKFRDTNPSVWTVPDFPDVSRDEMRQRLHSAIQYLLQIFPSAVAVLENILGTKFPFPDESMRIHMAYIHNLLRVKDYVPDLRDEILDLILNRVVKIDSQMQLDLEDLDDDVTAAVMYALRENQRQASDWEECNSDDDDDGDSVDSDDLDYDQEAMRIKTVKESVEKMDAVLDTLFTFYTPHFMNPGSDKAFDMFTTILREFDHMVLPTYKSRHTQFLVFHFAQQHERLTDAFCGQLMATAFQGNTPNVLKQAAASYLASFVARGAHVPKHLVRTMFMLLIHHLEQYRRRYEPLCRGPDLRRFHPYYSLVQATLYIFCFRWQDLVVSAPDMVEPDDPASYIGQDLEWVGTSKQDLSVQIFGKLNPLKVCAPVIVEEFARLAHRLNFMYIYPLVESNKRVRLTQFLSSTYATGGALRDTGSDAQAESFHQLDPYFPFDPYQLPISKRWLVEDYVHWKSVPGLNADDDDDSDDVGDSEDDDRVEEHTATDSENDDLE, from the coding sequence ATGCGCCCCTTCACACCAGCGGCCAGGTCCCTCTCTGGTCCCGTCGCCTCAAGTGCGACTCCCGTCAAGTCGATTCTCAAGCCCGTCTCGTTGCTGAGCAAGAAGCGGTCGCTGTCTGACGATGTCGCCGACCCGTCCGACCCTTCCGAAAGTCCAACAAAGCGCCGGAAAGTCTTGTTCGACGAGATCAAAAATGTGACGTACGAGGTCGGTCGAAGGACCATGGACGACGTCAAGCGCGAAGTGAGAGTGGCCCTGGAGGAGCACCTGCGTGGGAACGACGGCCAGTACGACATGCTCAAGGATCTGTTCGCCAACGACAAGCAGAGGTATCTGCCCCCCGTCattggcgaggaggacgacacGTTGAAGCCGCACGAGCTGCAGGTCTACGTCATGGCTCTTACGAGCTGCATCCCCATCCTCAAGGGCAAGGAGTGCAACGGTTTGGTCAGGACCATTCTTGGGTGCACCTGGCTCGGCCGGGACGAGGCCTTCGTCAAAGTCTTCACCCACTTCCTTGCTGCCTTGGTGAGCGCCCAGGGATCTTATCTGGTGCCTGTCCTGTTGAAGTTGGTCGACAAGTTTCGCGACACCAACCCCTCCGTCTGGACCGTTCCCGACTTTCCCGACGTGAGCCGCGATGAGATGCGTCAGCGGTTGCACTCGGCAATTCAATATCTATTGCAAATCTTTCcttctgccgtcgccgttttGGAGAATATCCTCGGCACCAAATTCCCCTTCCCAGACGAGTCCATGCGGATACACATGGCCTACATTCACAACCTGCTGCGCGTCAAGGATTACGTGCCGGACTTGCGAGATGAGATATTGGACCTCATACTGAACCGCGTCGTCAAGATCGATTCCCAGATGCAGTTGGACCTGGAAgaccttgacgacgacgtcaccgccgccgtcatgtaCGCGCTTCGGGAGAACCAACGACAGGCCTCCGATTGGGAGGAATGCAActctgacgacgacgacgacggggattctgtcgacagcgacgaccTAGACTACGACCAGGAGGCGATGAGGATAAAGACGGTCAAGGAGAGTGTCGAGAAGATGGACGCCGTGCTCGATACCCTCTTCACCTTCTACACGCCGCACTTCATGAACCCCGGATCCGACAAGGCCTTTGACATGTTCACCACCATCTTGCGCGAGTTCGACCACATGGTCCTGCCGACCTACAAGTCAAGACACACCCAGTTTCTCGTCTTCCATTTCGCCCAGCAGCATGAGCGCCTCACCGACGCTTTCTGCGGCCAGCTGATGGCAACGGCGTTTCAGGGGAACACGCCCAATGTATTGAAGCAGGCTGCGGCATCCTATCTCGCTAGCTTCGTCGCGAGGGGCGCCCACGTGCCGAAGCATTTGGTACGAACCATGTTCATGCTCCTCATTCACCACCTGGAACAGTATCGACGGAGGTACGAGCCGCTCTGCCGCGGCCCAGACCTGAGGAGGTTCCACCCGTACTATTCCCTTGTTCAGGCGACACTCTACATATTCTGCTTTCGATGGCAGGACCTGGTCGTATCGGCCCCCGATATGGTCGAGCCCGACGACCCGGCCTCGTACATTGGCCAAGATCTGGAGTGGGTCGGCACTTCGAAACAGGACCTCTCGGTACAAATATTTGGGAAGCTGAATCCCCTCAAGGTCTGCGCCCCGGTCATCGTGGAGGAGTTTGCGAGACTCGCACACCGCCTCAACTTCATGTACATCTATCCACTGGTGGAGAGCAACAAGCGTGTCCGGCTGACCCAGTTCCTCTCCTCGACCTacgccaccggcggcgcgcTTCGAGATACGGGGAGCGATGCCCAAGCCGAAAGCTTTCACCAGCTCGATCCCTACTTCCCCTTTGACCCGTACCAGCTGCCGATCAGCAAACGGTGGCTGGTGGAAGACTATGTTCACTGGAAGTCAGTCCCGGGACTgaatgccgacgacgacgacgatagCGACGACGTGGGCGATTCGGAAGACGATGATAGAGTCGAGGAGCATACCGCCACAGACAGCGAGAACGATGATCTAGAGTAA